CACCGGCTGGGCCTGCTCCCCGAGCCGGCGCGACGAGCCAACGGCTACCGCGACTACAGCCTGGCCGACCTGGCACGGCTCCTGCGCATCCGGTGGCTCGCCGACAACGGTGTCCCCCTCGGATCGATCTCGGCGATGCTCTCCGGGAGACACGCACCCGACGACCCCGATCCCGCAGTCCCCGCCGGGACCCGTGATCACGACGCCACCGACGTCCGAGCCGACCTCACCGCGCTGGTCGCCAACAGCGAACGCGAGATCGTCATCTGGACCCGCCGACGCGACCGGCTCCGCTCCATGCTCGCCGCGGCCGAGACCGGGCGAGCCTTGTCCGCGCTCCCCGAGAGCCTCGTCGACGCCTTCGCACGCGTGGACGCGGAGGCCACGGACCCTGCCGAGCGGGCGGTCCTCGCCAGGGAGCGAGAGCTCCTCGAAGTCCTGGCCCTGTGCGGCGAGGCACCGACCGAACTGCTCGACTGGTTCACCGCCATGCTCGCCCTCCCCGGCCACCGCTCCGACTACCTCGCCGTCATACGATCCTGGGCCGCCCTGGAGGGTCTGCCCCTCGACCGCGCCGAACCACTCATCGATGATCTGGTCACCGACATCGTGCGACGGGTCGGGCCGGAGTTCGGCCGGAGCCGGGACTGCCCCGAAATCCCTGAATCACCTGGAGCCCTCGAACCACCTGATATCCCCCACACATTCGACGACTTTCCGGGAATCGGGGTGGGACTCGACGAGATCGTCCCCGATCTCGCGCAACGCACGGCGATCACCCGGATCGCCGAGGCCCTCGCCGGACACGGTGGCGCCGCGTCCGGAGCCCGATCGTGAGGGCCTCGCCGTCGACCTCGGGCGATACCCACCGCCGGGTCGGTGGCTATCGTTCCCTGCTGCTGTGGGCCCGTGGACGGACGGACCGCACTGCCTCCGGCGAGACGATGGTCCACGCGGCGTCGGGGACTCTCGCGCTGCCGCTCGCTTTCGCGGCCGCCACCGCCGTCGAGATCGCGGTGCTCCATCTGTTGATCCCCTGGCTGTGGGTCCAGGTCGCCGTGGCCGTCCTCTCGGTGTGGTCGCTGCTGCAACTGTTCTGCCTCCTCGCGGTCGAGCGGGTTCATCCGCACTACGTCGACGCACACACCGGTAGCCTGATCCTGCGCCGCTCCGGCCACGTCGTGGCGACGATTCCCCGCGCCGCGATCACCGGCATCCGCACGGTCTCCCGGTTCTCGCCCACCGCACCGACGCTCGGGGACGAGCACCTGTACCTGCCGAACCAGGACGGAACCAACCTCGACCTCACTCTCGGCGAACCGGTCGACACCCGACTCGAGTCGATCGTGCCCAGTTGGCGCCGAGCGGGCCGCGCGACCCGGATCAGCCTGTACGTGGACGACCCGGCAGATCTGGTCGAGGCCCTGCGTCCCTGACTCCGCAGCAACGCATCCGCGCAGGTGGCGAAGATATATTCTCGCCGTCACCACCAGGTAATCGCGCACAATCGCACCGAAACACCACGATTCTAGGTTTGCTCCCGACCCGGCCAAGTATCGCGCCCGGCGGAGAAGAAGGAGCACACCGATGACCCGCACCATGCCCGTGGCCGCGCCGCCGCCCGATAGCCCGGCCCCTCCCTCGGTGGATCATCCGGCCGGTGCTGGAATGATCAAGCCCGGCTACGACCCCCGCCTGACCAACGACGATCTCGCGCCGTTGAAGAAGCAGACCTGGACCTCCTACAACATCTTCGCGTTCTGGATGTCCGACGTGCACAGCGTGGGCGGATACGTCACGGCCGGAAGCCTGTTCGCGCTCGGGCTGACCAGCTGGCAGGTACTCGTCGCACTGGTCGTCGGTATCGCGATCGTCAACGTCTTCGCGAATCTCGTGGCCAAGCCCAGCCAGCTCACGGGCGCACCGTATCCGGTCATCTGCCGCAGCGCCTTCGGCGTGCGGGGTGCGAACATCCCGGCCGTCATCCGCGGGCTCATCGCCGTCGCCTGGTACGGAATCCAGACCTACCTCGCATCCCACGCATTCGTCGTCCTCGGCCTCAAACTGTGGCCGGGGCTGGCCGATTGGGCGGACGTCGAGATCCACGGCTTCCTCGGGCTCTCGGCGCTGGGCTGGGCCGGCTTCCTGGCCATGTGGGTGCTGCAGGCACTGGTGTTCTGGCGTGGCATGGAGAGCATTCGCAAGTTCATCGACTTCTGCGGCCCCGCCGTCTACGTCGTGATGCTCCTTCTCGCCGGCTACCTGATCAGCCGGGCCGGTTGGTCGAACGTCAGCCTCAATCTGAGCGACGTCAGCTACACGGGGCTCTCGGCGGTCCCCGTCGTCCTCGGGGCCATCGCCCTCGTCGTGTCCTACTTCTCCGGACCGATGCTCAATTTCGGCGACTTCTCCCGGTACGGAAAGAGTTTCGACGCGGTGAAGCGGGGCAACTTCCTCGGGCTGCCGGTCAATTTCCTGTTCTTCTCCGTCCTCACCGTCGTGACCGCCTCGGCGACGCTGCCGGTGTACGGGCAGCTGATCACCGACCCGGTCGAGACCGTCGCCCAGATGGACAGCATCTTCGCGGTGGCGCTCGGCCTGCTCACGTTCATCGTCGCGACGATCGGCATCAACATCGTCGCCAACTTCGTCTCCCCCGCCTTCGACTTCTCGAACGTCTCGCCGCAGCGCATCAGCTGGCGGACGGGCGGCATGATCGCGGCGGTCGGCTCCGTGCTCATCACCCCGTGGAACCTCTACAACAACCCCGAGGTCATTCACTACACACTCGAGACGCTGGGCGCGTTCATCGGCCCCCTGTTCGGTGTCCTCATCGCGGACTACTACCTGATCCGCCGCCAGAAGATCGTCGTCGACGACCTGTACACGATGTCGGAGTCGGGAACCTACTGGTTCCGCCACGGATTCAACCCTATTGCGGTGCTCGCCACCGCGGTGGGCGCACTGACCGCCGTGATCCCGGTGCTCCTGCAGGCCGAGCCGTTCGGGATCGCGGTGTGGGGCATGGCCGGGGCCGCACAATTCTCCTGGTTCATCGGGATGGGAGTCGGCCTGGTGGTGTTCACCGCGCTGTCGATGCGAACGGCGGCGAACGCCCCGGTACGGACCGGGGTACAGGGCTGAATCGTGCGCATCCTGGTCGTCAATCCCAACACCACCGCGTCGATGACCACCACCATCGGCGAGTGCGCCCGGGCCGTCGCCGGCCCGGGCACGCTCGTCGAGGCGGTCACCTCGTCCGCGGGACCACCGTCGATCGAGAGCCACTACGACGAGGCTCTGAGCGTTCCCGGGATCCTCGAAGCGGTCGCCCGCGGCGAATCCGCCGGAGCGGACGGATACGTCATCGCCTGTTTCGGTGACCCGGGGCTCGATGCCGCGCGGGAGGTCGCCGCCGGCCCCGTCGTGGGAATCGCCGAGGCCGCGATGCACACGGCGAGCCTTCTGGGCCGGGGTTTCAGCGTGGTCACCACACTCGCGCGGACCCGCGGACGAGCCTGGGAGCTCGCCGAGCGGTACGGAATGCACAGGTTCTGCCGGGGAGTCCACGCCTGCGACATCCCCGTCCTCGACCTCGACCGCGATCCCGACGCGGCCAAGGTGATCACCGAGGCGTGCCGGGACGCGCTCGAGCACGACGGATCGGACGCCCTGGTACTCGGGTGCGCCGGTATGGCGGACCTGTGTTCCCGCGTGTCCCGCGAACTCGGTGTCCCCGTCGTGGACGGTGTCGCGGCCGCGACCCTCACCGTGCAGTCGTTGATCACGCAGGGACTCTCGACGGGGTCGCGCGGCGAGTTCGCGTCTCCCCCGACCAAGCAGTACACGGGATTCCTCGACCGATTCGGGCGGTGATGCCCCGTTAGCGACGCCGAAACGAACCGGAAACACGGGCTTCCTACATTCGAGGTCACGTTGCCCATGGCTGAAACGAGCAACCGGCGGACCGCGTTCGGCGGACGCGAACCAGCCGCACCTGCCTCGAGAACCAGGAGACATGCGGATGGACACTTTCCCCATCACCCGGCCCGGCCCCGTCCGGCGGGTCCGTGACGTCACCGTCTACGCGGCCGGCCAGTGGGTGCCGCACCGCGACGTGCTCGTCGCCGACGGCACGATCGTCGAGATCGCGCCCGCAGACCTGGAGCCCCGAGACGGCGACCTCGACGGTTCCGGCGGCCACCTGATCCCCGGCTTCGTCAACACCCACACCCACCTGCAACAGTCCGTGATGCGTGGCATCGGCGAGGGACAGCCACTGCTGAACTGGCTCCTCACCGTGGGCGAGGAGACCGCAGCGATCACTCCCGAGCGCGCCTATCTCGCCGCCGTCGCCGGCAGCCTCGATGCCCTGCGCAGCGGGACCACGGCGCTCGTGGAGCACATGTGGCCGCATCCGTCCGAGGAGGTACACGCCGCCGTCCTGCGGGCCCTCGACGACACCGGGGTGCGGGCACTGTTGGGGCGGGGTGTCGCGGATCGGCCGGACGCCTCCCGCAAGTGGGGAATGGACCCGCGGCTGCTGCAACCTCTCGGCGAGATCCTCGAACACACCGAACGACTCGCGACCGCGGCGCGTGGCACCCGGGTGCAGGTGGGCCTGGCGGTGCCGAATCCCCGGTGCCTGACCCCCGAGGGCATGACGGCCGTACGCGAGTTCGCGCAGCACCGGGCGATGACGGTGTCCATCCACCTGCTCGAGACCACCACGGACGACACGATGTGCCGAGAGCATGCCGGCCGGGGCGCCGTCGACCATCTCGACGCCCACGGGTTCCTCTGGGACCGGGTGCTCGCCGTGCACTGCTGCGAACTCGACGCCCACGGCCGGGAACTCCTGGCCCGGCGCGGTGTGGCGGTCTCCTACAACCCGATGAGCAACATGCGACTCGGCAGCGGCGTCGCACCGATCCCCGAGATGCTGGAGGCGGGCATCGACGTCGGACTCGGGGTGGACGGGGCAGCCAGCAACGACACCCAGGACATGCTCGAGACACTGCGTATCGGCTCGTACGTCCAACGGGCCCTGCACCGGAAGGCCGATCTGTTCGGCTTCGACACCATGATGTCGCTCGCGACGGACGGCGCGAACACGACGCTCGGAATGGCGCCCCGACCGGGCGGGGTCGCGGTCGGCGATCCGGCAGACCTCACCCTGATCCGGTTCGAGCGGGACTTCGGCTGCCTGCCCGTACGCGACCCGGGTGCGTCCCTGCTGACCACCGGCAGCCGACAGATCGTCGACACCGTCCTCGTGGCGGGCGAGCCGGTGATCCGGGACGGGCGCAGCACCCGGATCGACGAGACCGCGTTGGTTTCCCGGCTCTCGGACCTCGCCCCCGGAGTGCTCGCGGGAGTGCACGGATGACGGCGGCGACCACCCGTTTCGACGATCTCACCGAGGACGAGGCCGTCGCGACCCTGCTGGCCTGCTGCGCGTCCCCGCAGTGGGCCGCACGGATCGCCGCCGCACGTCCCTACGCCGATCTCGGCGCCCTGCTCGAGTACGCGGACACCGTGCTGACGAACCTGCCGGACTCCGAGATCGACGCCGCACTCGCAGGTCACCCCCGGATCGGTGACCGCCCGGACAACGCCGCCTCCGCACGCGAGCAGTCGGCGGTGACGGATGCGGACCGTGCCGTCCTCGCCGACCTCCGGGAGGCGAACGAGCAGTACGAGCGCACCTTCGGGCACGTCTATCTCGTGTGCGCCAGCGGGCGCACCGCGGAGGAACTGCTCGCCGTACTCCGCACCCGTCTCGGCCACGACGCCGCAACCGAAAGGCTCATCCTCCGAGACGAACTCGTGAAGATCACCCGACTACGACTGACCCGGATGGCCACCGACGACGAGTTCCTCCCCGACCCCGACCGGAAGCAGACATGAGCACGACCCTGAGCACACACGTACTCGACGCCACCTCGGGCGCCCCGGCGGCCGCGGTCGCCGTACGCCTCGAGTCCCGCGACGGCGAGGTACTCGCGCGCGCCGAGACCGACGCCGACGGGCGGATCGCCGAACTCGCGCCGGCCGGCCTCGTCGCCGGTGTCCATCGCCTGGTGTTCGACACCGGCGCCTACTTCACCGATCGAGGCGTCGAGCACTTCCATCCCGAGGTCGTCGTCACCTTCCGGATCGACGACCCGGAGCGGGGACACCACGTCCCACTCCTCCTGTCCCCCTTCGCCTACTCGACCTATCGCGGGAGCTGACATGACCATGGTGACCGGCCGCTCGGAACTGACCGGAGAGATCGTTCTCGGTGCCAACCAGTACGGGAAGGCGGAGAATCGAGTCGTCCGTATCACGCGGGACACGCCCCGGCACGAGATCCGCGACATGAACGTGACCACCTGCCTACGGGGCGAATTCGCCGATGCCTACCTGACCGGCGACCAGGGTGCGGTGCTGCCCACCGACACCCAGAAGAACACGGCGTACTCGTACGCGAAGGAGAAGGGCGTCGACTCCATCGAGGACTACGCCCTCGCGCTGGCACGCCACTTCGTCGACGACATCGGCCCGGTGACGAGCGCACGGGTCGAGGTCGAGGAGTACGCGTGGCAACGCGTCGTCGTCGACGGCACCGAGCACGACCACACCTGGATCAGGCAGGGGCAGGAAACCCGCACCGCGGCAGTGACCGTCGACGACACCGGGGCATGGGTCGTCAGCGGATTGAAGGATCTGGTGATCCTCAAGTCGACCGGCAGCGAGTTCTCCGGCTTCCTGTCCGACGGCTACACGACGCTGCCTCCCACCGACGACCGGATGATGGCGACCTCGCTGGTGATGCAGTGGCGGCACACCGCGGGGGCGGGCGAAGCCGGCTCCGTCGACTGGAACGACGTCTAC
This genomic interval from Rhodococcus triatomae contains the following:
- a CDS encoding helix-turn-helix domain-containing protein, with amino-acid sequence MMIGRAARAAGTTPRAIRHYHRLGLLPEPARRANGYRDYSLADLARLLRIRWLADNGVPLGSISAMLSGRHAPDDPDPAVPAGTRDHDATDVRADLTALVANSEREIVIWTRRRDRLRSMLAAAETGRALSALPESLVDAFARVDAEATDPAERAVLARERELLEVLALCGEAPTELLDWFTAMLALPGHRSDYLAVIRSWAALEGLPLDRAEPLIDDLVTDIVRRVGPEFGRSRDCPEIPESPGALEPPDIPHTFDDFPGIGVGLDEIVPDLAQRTAITRIAEALAGHGGAASGARS
- a CDS encoding NCS1 family nucleobase:cation symporter-1, translating into MPVAAPPPDSPAPPSVDHPAGAGMIKPGYDPRLTNDDLAPLKKQTWTSYNIFAFWMSDVHSVGGYVTAGSLFALGLTSWQVLVALVVGIAIVNVFANLVAKPSQLTGAPYPVICRSAFGVRGANIPAVIRGLIAVAWYGIQTYLASHAFVVLGLKLWPGLADWADVEIHGFLGLSALGWAGFLAMWVLQALVFWRGMESIRKFIDFCGPAVYVVMLLLAGYLISRAGWSNVSLNLSDVSYTGLSAVPVVLGAIALVVSYFSGPMLNFGDFSRYGKSFDAVKRGNFLGLPVNFLFFSVLTVVTASATLPVYGQLITDPVETVAQMDSIFAVALGLLTFIVATIGINIVANFVSPAFDFSNVSPQRISWRTGGMIAAVGSVLITPWNLYNNPEVIHYTLETLGAFIGPLFGVLIADYYLIRRQKIVVDDLYTMSESGTYWFRHGFNPIAVLATAVGALTAVIPVLLQAEPFGIAVWGMAGAAQFSWFIGMGVGLVVFTALSMRTAANAPVRTGVQG
- a CDS encoding aspartate/glutamate racemase family protein, which produces MRILVVNPNTTASMTTTIGECARAVAGPGTLVEAVTSSAGPPSIESHYDEALSVPGILEAVARGESAGADGYVIACFGDPGLDAAREVAAGPVVGIAEAAMHTASLLGRGFSVVTTLARTRGRAWELAERYGMHRFCRGVHACDIPVLDLDRDPDAAKVITEACRDALEHDGSDALVLGCAGMADLCSRVSRELGVPVVDGVAAATLTVQSLITQGLSTGSRGEFASPPTKQYTGFLDRFGR
- a CDS encoding amidohydrolase family protein translates to MRMDTFPITRPGPVRRVRDVTVYAAGQWVPHRDVLVADGTIVEIAPADLEPRDGDLDGSGGHLIPGFVNTHTHLQQSVMRGIGEGQPLLNWLLTVGEETAAITPERAYLAAVAGSLDALRSGTTALVEHMWPHPSEEVHAAVLRALDDTGVRALLGRGVADRPDASRKWGMDPRLLQPLGEILEHTERLATAARGTRVQVGLAVPNPRCLTPEGMTAVREFAQHRAMTVSIHLLETTTDDTMCREHAGRGAVDHLDAHGFLWDRVLAVHCCELDAHGRELLARRGVAVSYNPMSNMRLGSGVAPIPEMLEAGIDVGLGVDGAASNDTQDMLETLRIGSYVQRALHRKADLFGFDTMMSLATDGANTTLGMAPRPGGVAVGDPADLTLIRFERDFGCLPVRDPGASLLTTGSRQIVDTVLVAGEPVIRDGRSTRIDETALVSRLSDLAPGVLAGVHG
- the uraD gene encoding 2-oxo-4-hydroxy-4-carboxy-5-ureidoimidazoline decarboxylase, whose protein sequence is MTAATTRFDDLTEDEAVATLLACCASPQWAARIAAARPYADLGALLEYADTVLTNLPDSEIDAALAGHPRIGDRPDNAASAREQSAVTDADRAVLADLREANEQYERTFGHVYLVCASGRTAEELLAVLRTRLGHDAATERLILRDELVKITRLRLTRMATDDEFLPDPDRKQT
- the uraH gene encoding hydroxyisourate hydrolase produces the protein MSTTLSTHVLDATSGAPAAAVAVRLESRDGEVLARAETDADGRIAELAPAGLVAGVHRLVFDTGAYFTDRGVEHFHPEVVVTFRIDDPERGHHVPLLLSPFAYSTYRGS
- the pucL gene encoding factor-independent urate hydroxylase — encoded protein: MVTGRSELTGEIVLGANQYGKAENRVVRITRDTPRHEIRDMNVTTCLRGEFADAYLTGDQGAVLPTDTQKNTAYSYAKEKGVDSIEDYALALARHFVDDIGPVTSARVEVEEYAWQRVVVDGTEHDHTWIRQGQETRTAAVTVDDTGAWVVSGLKDLVILKSTGSEFSGFLSDGYTTLPPTDDRMMATSLVMQWRHTAGAGEAGSVDWNDVYRGVRETAVGVFANLHSLALQQTLFQMGKAILERYPDIAEVRLSAPNKHHFDYDLGRFGVENRGEVFHADDRPYGLIQATVERSDAPDAGPAWRPYAGWLS